A window of Leclercia adecarboxylata contains these coding sequences:
- a CDS encoding DUF6691 family protein: MLMVMAFLCGLIFGVGLLVSGMANPEKVLNFLDLSHPWDPSLALVMIGAIAVGIVGFALVKHRKTAFCGVPVVLPKNTTLDRALVVGAILFGLGWGLAGICPGPALVLAGAGVGKGLLFVVSMIVGMVLVGRFRTS; the protein is encoded by the coding sequence ATGCTGATGGTTATGGCGTTTCTGTGCGGTCTTATTTTTGGTGTGGGCCTGCTGGTAAGCGGTATGGCGAACCCGGAGAAAGTGCTTAACTTTCTGGATCTGTCCCATCCCTGGGATCCCTCGCTGGCTTTGGTCATGATCGGGGCGATTGCCGTGGGGATCGTCGGTTTTGCCCTGGTCAAACACAGGAAAACGGCGTTTTGCGGGGTGCCTGTTGTGCTGCCGAAGAATACGACCCTCGACAGGGCCCTGGTGGTGGGTGCCATTCTGTTTGGTCTTGGCTGGGGGCTGGCGGGGATCTGTCCCGGCCCGGCGCTGGTATTAGCAGGGGCGGGCGTCGGGAAAGGCCTACTCTTTGTTGTGTCCATGATCGTCGGCATGGTGCTGGTTGGCCGGTTTCGCACCTCCTGA
- a CDS encoding ArsR/SmtB family transcription factor, translating to MKQAALGAVEVLRGLSNADRLLLMCQLSQGEASVAQLEKAVGIHQPTLSQQLGVLRRLKLVETRRTGKQIFYRIEDPRTFALLNTLYDLYCPQTGADNDN from the coding sequence ATGAAACAGGCGGCGCTGGGGGCTGTGGAAGTGCTGCGTGGTTTGTCGAATGCGGACAGACTGCTGCTGATGTGTCAGCTGAGTCAGGGGGAGGCAAGCGTTGCGCAGCTTGAAAAGGCGGTGGGTATTCATCAGCCCACCTTATCCCAGCAGCTGGGCGTGCTTCGTCGGTTAAAGCTTGTCGAAACCCGACGAACCGGTAAACAGATTTTTTACCGGATTGAAGATCCCCGGACGTTCGCGCTGTTAAACACCTTATATGACCTGTACTGCCCACAGACAGGAGCCGACAATGACAATTGA
- a CDS encoding YeeE/YedE family protein, producing the protein MTIDLTHFTPLSSFGGGLLIGLAAVLLIHFCGRIAGISGILSGVLSKPEGWRMAFLVGLVGSPLLYSLFFPLPGINVQTSWPMIIVAGLLVGVGTRLGSGCTSGHGVCGLSRFSKRSLVATLTFMMTGMITATVVGFWLG; encoded by the coding sequence ATGACAATTGATCTCACCCACTTCACACCGCTCAGCAGTTTCGGCGGCGGATTGCTAATCGGGCTTGCCGCCGTTTTGTTGATCCATTTTTGCGGCCGCATTGCCGGTATCAGCGGCATTCTCTCCGGCGTGTTATCGAAGCCAGAAGGGTGGCGAATGGCCTTTTTAGTCGGTCTTGTCGGTTCCCCTCTGCTGTATAGCCTTTTCTTTCCCTTGCCCGGGATAAACGTGCAGACCTCCTGGCCGATGATTATCGTGGCCGGCCTGCTGGTGGGCGTGGGGACTCGACTGGGTTCCGGGTGTACGAGCGGGCATGGCGTCTGTGGCCTGTCACGTTTTTCTAAGCGCTCCCTGGTTGCGACCCTGACCTTTATGATGACGGGAATGATTACTGCCACTGTTGTGGGTTTCTGGCTGGGTTGA